One Bacillus sp. 1780r2a1 DNA segment encodes these proteins:
- a CDS encoding excalibur calcium-binding domain-containing protein codes for MKRILPFVMSFGLVVGASSMIPLTADAAPKSYKNCAELNKAYKGGVARAANIKNKGGKTYHKPYVSKALYDGNSKLDRDKDLIACEK; via the coding sequence ATGAAGAGGATATTACCTTTTGTGATGTCTTTTGGTTTAGTTGTAGGTGCTTCATCGATGATTCCTTTAACTGCAGATGCCGCTCCAAAATCATATAAAAACTGTGCGGAGTTAAACAAAGCATATAAGGGAGGCGTAGCTCGCGCAGCAAACATTAAAAATAAAGGTGGAAAAACATATCATAAGCCCTATGTATCAAAAGCGTTATATGATGGGAATTCAAAGTTAGATAGGGACAAAGATCTTATTGCTTGTGAAAAATAA
- a CDS encoding MarR family transcriptional regulator, whose protein sequence is MDKKNKYKHRIEEVDRLKILSESLGKDVDLHAVAVATNLYRAAQSLRIVMERDVLSAHKLSWTAFSLLYDVWVWGPMETKELAASSGVTTATISTITNTLERKGLCERSADPRDRRRVSISLTKKGEQVIKELYPKFHQGEKKLVYSMEVSEQERLAEQLRYIIQNINNV, encoded by the coding sequence ATGGATAAGAAAAATAAATATAAACATCGAATAGAAGAAGTAGATCGCTTAAAGATTTTATCTGAAAGTCTAGGAAAAGACGTTGATTTACACGCAGTAGCGGTTGCTACAAACCTCTACCGAGCAGCTCAATCTTTACGTATTGTAATGGAACGGGACGTACTCTCAGCTCATAAGCTATCGTGGACTGCATTTTCATTATTATATGATGTGTGGGTATGGGGTCCGATGGAAACAAAAGAATTAGCTGCTTCTTCAGGCGTTACGACGGCCACAATTAGTACTATTACGAATACATTAGAGCGCAAAGGCCTATGTGAGCGCAGTGCTGATCCAAGAGATCGACGGCGTGTTAGCATTAGCTTAACAAAGAAAGGTGAACAAGTAATCAAAGAGCTGTATCCAAAATTTCATCAAGGTGAAAAGAAGCTTGTTTATTCAATGGAAGTAAGTGAGCAAGAACGGCTAGCTGAGCAGCTTCGCTATATAATTCAAAATATTAATAACGTATAG
- a CDS encoding zinc-binding dehydrogenase, which produces MKALLLHEPNTWREMKIEEMAKPVAKKGEVVVKVEAASLNPVDYKTATNGNPSWVYPHILGLDVAGTIEEVGEGITEWKKGDRVVYHGDFNKKGGYAEYGVTTAHTISRIPDSITFVEAAALPTAGYTAYQALFRKLPMNAIDTILIHGGAGGVGGFGIQLAKAAGKTVISTASAHNHEYVKSLGADYVIDYREEDVKARVMEITNERGVDAVLDTVSRDNATASLDLIAYNGHIAHIAGAPDYTKVKPFTKVISFHEVALNAIHHNHDEIAERDLAKMGDEFLQLVQEKKVSPLVERVISLSEVPQALAELSERHVKGKIVVDMNK; this is translated from the coding sequence ATGAAAGCATTATTATTACATGAGCCAAACACATGGCGTGAAATGAAAATTGAAGAAATGGCAAAGCCTGTAGCGAAAAAGGGAGAAGTTGTTGTAAAAGTAGAAGCAGCAAGTTTAAATCCAGTTGATTATAAAACGGCTACAAACGGCAACCCTAGCTGGGTTTATCCACATATTTTAGGGTTAGACGTAGCCGGTACGATAGAAGAAGTTGGAGAAGGAATTACGGAATGGAAAAAAGGTGACCGTGTTGTGTATCACGGTGATTTCAATAAAAAAGGTGGATATGCAGAGTACGGTGTAACAACGGCTCATACGATTTCTCGTATTCCAGATTCTATTACTTTTGTAGAAGCAGCAGCACTTCCAACAGCTGGTTATACAGCCTACCAAGCATTATTTCGCAAACTTCCAATGAATGCGATTGATACAATTTTAATTCATGGAGGTGCTGGTGGTGTTGGTGGTTTTGGAATTCAATTAGCAAAAGCAGCAGGGAAAACCGTCATTTCAACAGCTTCTGCTCATAATCACGAGTACGTAAAATCACTAGGAGCAGATTATGTAATTGATTACCGAGAAGAAGACGTGAAAGCACGAGTGATGGAAATCACAAACGAACGAGGCGTAGATGCCGTGTTAGACACGGTAAGTCGTGATAACGCAACTGCTTCTTTAGATTTAATTGCTTACAATGGACATATTGCCCATATTGCTGGAGCACCTGACTATACGAAAGTGAAGCCTTTTACGAAAGTCATTTCGTTCCATGAAGTAGCGCTGAACGCTATTCATCATAACCATGATGAAATTGCCGAACGTGACTTGGCAAAAATGGGTGACGAATTTTTACAGTTAGTACAAGAGAAAAAAGTATCTCCGCTCGTTGAAAGAGTGATTTCGTTAAGTGAAGTACCACAAGCTCTAGCGGAGCTGTCAGAGCGCCATGTAAAAGGAAAAATTGTCGTTGATATGAACAAATAA
- a CDS encoding DUF3231 family protein, producing MTSHIPLSSSELATLWMTYQQKTMSQRLLEHFIEHAEDEGAKEILTSTHNKIVHYIGRIKQIFEQEGAVVPVGFTEQDVNPGVPKLYDHLFDIMFLRLLKQMSMGLHTLHLSMAQRDDVVSLYQELTGFTQGVYSQCVDYLQKKGVLVRPPVVSMPKEVKFAKGTGYMNGIKLFSEKRALNTVEVAHIHYAVDTNILGMQMITGFAQVANEPEVRKYFIKGKELSKKIVANYTQLLLASDIQAASTWAGKATNSQIAPFSDKLMMYCTSIFCSFGLGSNALGTAFSLRNDLPLSLIDTAKDILTYGQDGGKIMAKNGWMEEPPQMEDRIDLTK from the coding sequence ATGACAAGTCATATACCACTTAGTTCAAGCGAACTAGCAACACTATGGATGACATATCAACAAAAAACAATGTCTCAGCGGCTACTGGAACATTTTATTGAGCATGCAGAAGACGAAGGCGCCAAAGAAATTTTAACATCTACCCATAATAAAATTGTTCACTATATAGGAAGAATAAAGCAAATTTTCGAACAAGAAGGAGCGGTTGTACCCGTTGGATTTACAGAGCAAGACGTGAATCCAGGGGTGCCAAAACTTTACGATCATCTATTTGACATTATGTTTTTACGCTTATTAAAGCAAATGAGCATGGGATTGCATACACTTCATTTAAGCATGGCACAACGTGATGATGTCGTATCTCTATATCAAGAGCTAACAGGATTTACGCAAGGTGTATATAGCCAATGTGTAGATTATTTACAAAAAAAAGGTGTTCTAGTGAGACCACCTGTGGTATCCATGCCAAAAGAAGTAAAGTTTGCTAAAGGTACGGGGTATATGAATGGCATAAAACTGTTTTCTGAAAAGCGAGCGCTTAATACGGTGGAAGTAGCGCATATTCATTATGCAGTCGACACAAATATTTTAGGTATGCAAATGATAACAGGCTTTGCACAAGTGGCGAATGAGCCTGAAGTACGTAAATACTTTATTAAAGGAAAAGAATTATCAAAGAAAATTGTAGCTAACTATACGCAGCTACTTCTCGCTAGTGATATTCAAGCTGCATCAACGTGGGCTGGTAAAGCGACAAATTCTCAAATAGCACCATTTTCAGATAAACTCATGATGTACTGTACAAGTATTTTCTGCAGCTTCGGATTGGGAAGCAATGCACTAGGAACTGCATTTAGCTTACGAAATGATCTTCCACTATCTTTGATTGATACGGCGAAAGATATCTTAACCTATGGTCAAGATGGCGGAAAAATCATGGCGAAAAATGGTTGGATGGAAGAACCACCCCAGATGGAAGATCGAATCGATTTAACAAAATAA
- a CDS encoding type 1 glutamine amidotransferase domain-containing protein, translating to MSKHILMVVTTADKMNDDHKTGLWLSEFGEAYLEFTKKGYNVTVASPLGGKAPVDDRSLEGDVPQEMLDTAIHLENTVKLDSIADVSIFDAIFLPGGHGTMFDLPDNEKLQAVIRELYEDNKIVAAVCHGPAGLVGVTLSDGTPLVAGKSVTAFTDEEERETTLDQFMPFLLETRLRELGANFVGAANWTNHLQVEGNLITGQNPQSTISVAKEVIKQLA from the coding sequence ATGTCAAAACATATTTTAATGGTTGTAACAACAGCAGATAAAATGAACGATGATCATAAAACAGGACTATGGCTTTCAGAGTTTGGTGAAGCATATCTTGAATTTACAAAGAAGGGATACAACGTAACAGTAGCAAGTCCTTTAGGTGGAAAAGCACCGGTTGATGACCGAAGCCTTGAAGGGGATGTTCCACAAGAAATGCTTGATACGGCTATTCATTTAGAAAATACGGTAAAACTAGATAGTATTGCGGATGTATCAATATTTGATGCGATTTTCTTACCTGGTGGACACGGTACAATGTTTGATCTTCCAGACAATGAAAAGTTGCAGGCTGTTATTCGTGAACTTTATGAAGATAACAAAATTGTGGCAGCGGTCTGTCACGGACCAGCTGGTTTAGTTGGAGTGACACTGTCAGATGGTACACCGCTAGTAGCAGGGAAATCAGTTACAGCATTTACAGATGAAGAAGAAAGAGAAACAACGCTTGACCAGTTTATGCCGTTTCTTTTAGAAACACGTCTTCGTGAACTAGGTGCTAACTTTGTAGGAGCAGCGAACTGGACAAACCATCTTCAAGTAGAAGGAAACTTGATTACAGGTCAAAATCCACAATCAACAATTAGCGTAGCGAAAGAAGTAATTAAACAATTAGCATAA
- a CDS encoding papain-like cysteine peptidase, which translates to MNLEELKGSYHVVLSLGSACNPASKLKEYNLRTFSGPLDWKVTLFLSDVNRLLKNRFQGFMELRNMMLLDDTDFFFNEEEAEKEENANESKLVRSYFVKDTLYNVISVHDFPIVQQQHWHATYPAFRRKLVFRIRRFLHAIKKSPSILFVRWAGSYEEAAELQETVKTMTRGKFSILLLCPEDGFQGVEELNWDLKHVCALKVPNIPFDDDTWRYVLSGITLAKQ; encoded by the coding sequence TTGAACTTAGAGGAACTCAAAGGTTCTTATCACGTTGTTTTAAGTTTGGGAAGTGCGTGTAACCCTGCTTCAAAACTGAAAGAGTATAATCTCCGCACATTTTCTGGACCGCTGGATTGGAAAGTTACTCTGTTTCTGTCAGATGTAAACCGATTATTAAAGAATCGATTTCAAGGGTTTATGGAATTAAGAAATATGATGCTTTTAGATGATACGGACTTTTTCTTTAACGAAGAAGAAGCTGAAAAGGAAGAAAATGCTAATGAAAGTAAGTTAGTTAGATCTTATTTTGTAAAAGATACGCTGTATAACGTGATTTCCGTACATGATTTCCCTATTGTTCAACAGCAGCATTGGCATGCCACATATCCAGCATTTAGAAGAAAGTTAGTGTTTCGCATACGTCGCTTTTTACACGCAATCAAAAAGAGTCCATCCATTTTGTTTGTTCGCTGGGCTGGGTCATATGAAGAAGCCGCTGAATTACAAGAGACAGTTAAAACGATGACACGAGGTAAGTTTTCTATTCTTTTACTGTGTCCAGAAGATGGGTTTCAGGGAGTGGAAGAGTTAAATTGGGATTTAAAGCACGTTTGTGCACTAAAAGTACCGAATATTCCGTTTGATGATGACACGTGGCGATACGTACTGAGCGGTATTACATTAGCAAAGCAATAG
- a CDS encoding iron-containing alcohol dehydrogenase, producing the protein MENFQYHNPTKLIFGKDQLAALPAEVKAYGNRVLLLYGGGSIKRSGLYDKVQELLNEADVQVVELGGVEPNPRLTTVEKGIQLVRQHEVDLILAVGGGSVIDCAKAIAAGSHYEGSAWDIVMKKAVPTSAVPIGTILTLAATGSEMNGGAVITNWETNEKRSFGSIHTYPKFSILDPQLTYTVPQDQTVYGIVDIMSHVFEQYFHASQNAPLQERIGESILRTMIETAPKLMKNLESYEHREVMLLNGTFALNGTLSMGVKTDWATHMIEHAVSAVYDIPHGGGLAILFPNWMEFVASQNPAKVAQLGERVFDINREGKEDSQVASETIAALRTFWTSIGAPSKLADYNIDDEKLDLMADRSMVRGETLGSYVPLRKEDVKDILRRSL; encoded by the coding sequence ATGGAAAATTTTCAATATCATAATCCCACAAAATTAATTTTTGGAAAAGACCAATTAGCGGCTTTACCAGCAGAAGTGAAAGCTTATGGCAACCGTGTTTTACTACTATATGGTGGTGGAAGCATTAAGCGCAGCGGTTTATACGATAAAGTGCAAGAGCTTTTAAATGAAGCAGATGTACAGGTGGTTGAATTAGGTGGAGTGGAGCCGAACCCACGTCTAACAACGGTTGAAAAAGGGATTCAGCTTGTTCGTCAACATGAAGTAGACCTTATTTTAGCAGTTGGTGGAGGTAGTGTTATCGACTGTGCAAAAGCGATCGCTGCTGGGTCCCATTATGAAGGTAGTGCTTGGGATATTGTCATGAAAAAAGCTGTTCCGACATCTGCTGTACCTATTGGAACCATTCTAACATTAGCTGCAACGGGCTCTGAAATGAACGGTGGAGCAGTTATCACCAACTGGGAAACAAATGAAAAGCGTTCGTTTGGATCAATTCATACTTATCCGAAGTTTAGCATTTTAGATCCACAGCTTACGTATACTGTACCTCAAGATCAAACGGTATATGGAATCGTGGATATTATGTCTCATGTATTTGAGCAATATTTTCATGCTTCTCAAAATGCGCCTCTTCAAGAGCGTATCGGTGAGTCAATCCTTCGCACAATGATTGAAACCGCTCCGAAACTTATGAAAAATCTAGAAAGCTATGAGCACCGTGAAGTTATGCTCCTTAACGGAACTTTTGCGCTAAACGGCACGCTTTCAATGGGGGTAAAAACTGATTGGGCTACGCATATGATTGAGCACGCAGTGTCTGCTGTCTATGATATTCCCCACGGCGGAGGTCTTGCTATTTTATTCCCTAACTGGATGGAATTTGTTGCTAGTCAAAATCCAGCCAAAGTAGCACAGCTTGGAGAACGAGTGTTTGATATTAATCGTGAAGGAAAAGAAGATTCACAAGTTGCAAGTGAAACCATTGCTGCTTTACGTACCTTCTGGACTTCAATTGGAGCACCTTCTAAGTTAGCTGACTACAATATCGATGATGAAAAGCTAGATTTAATGGCAGATCGTTCAATGGTTCGCGGTGAAACATTAGGAAGCTATGTTCCCCTTCGTAAAGAAGACGTAAAAGATATCTTACGTCGCTCTTTGTAA
- a CDS encoding LysR family transcriptional regulator — MIDFEWYRSFISIYKHRSVSAAARARILTQPAMSQHLSALEAEVGEPLFIRAPRKMIPTDKGKELYTKIVPLIESLETASLELRHESSSLAPVMRIGSPVEYFTKGSLPKIKDLNLRFTVQFGVAQILLEKLERDEVDFIITTQKLQQAGIDCVKIEEETFVVAAPAQLEEPSLQQDELEVWLKKQTWLTYGLELPIIRRYWREHFKKRPDIQPSHVIPDLRAILEAIEQGMGISILPTYLIQDSIAQNRSKVLFSTMCVSNTIYAAYKSDHKSHPAFQETLLKLQK, encoded by the coding sequence ATGATTGATTTTGAATGGTACCGCAGTTTTATTAGCATATATAAACATCGTTCAGTATCCGCTGCTGCTAGAGCACGTATTTTGACACAGCCTGCGATGAGTCAGCATTTGTCTGCATTAGAAGCGGAAGTAGGAGAACCTCTTTTTATTCGAGCACCACGTAAAATGATTCCAACAGATAAAGGAAAAGAACTTTATACCAAAATTGTTCCCTTGATTGAAAGTCTTGAGACAGCGTCTCTAGAACTTCGGCATGAGTCTTCCTCGTTAGCGCCGGTTATGCGAATTGGGTCACCTGTTGAATATTTTACAAAAGGATCTCTTCCCAAAATTAAAGATTTGAATCTGCGCTTTACCGTTCAGTTTGGAGTCGCACAGATTCTATTAGAAAAGCTTGAGCGAGACGAAGTAGATTTCATTATTACAACTCAAAAGCTTCAGCAGGCTGGAATTGATTGTGTGAAAATTGAAGAGGAAACGTTTGTGGTTGCTGCTCCCGCTCAGCTTGAAGAGCCAAGCTTACAACAGGATGAACTAGAAGTATGGTTGAAAAAACAAACGTGGCTCACATATGGCTTGGAGCTTCCGATTATTAGAAGATACTGGCGCGAGCATTTTAAAAAGCGTCCGGATATTCAGCCTTCTCACGTTATTCCAGATTTAAGAGCCATATTAGAAGCAATTGAGCAAGGTATGGGTATAAGTATCCTACCAACATATTTAATTCAAGATTCAATTGCACAAAACCGCTCTAAAGTATTGTTTTCAACGATGTGCGTATCGAATACAATTTATGCAGCTTATAAATCGGATCATAAAAGCCATCCAGCGTTTCAAGAGACACTTTTGAAGCTGCAAAAATAG
- a CDS encoding substrate-binding domain-containing protein — protein MESCHQIRMGAPSEFFVKRALNYLCQANCRYDIQFGLTYPLLEELVEGNLDAVLATKKYEVDGVNYLKIEEEKFVIVAPNSFEAIPASNRKAWLEQQNWISYGRELPIIRRIWKQHFNERAEMEPFHVIPDLRGILKGIEAGMGMSVLPTYLIEQSVAEKKCQVLFLDLAVTNQIYLAYRNAEVVKPIVQACDEKVALLVY, from the coding sequence ATGGAATCTTGTCATCAAATTCGTATGGGGGCTCCATCTGAGTTTTTTGTTAAAAGAGCGTTAAATTACCTTTGTCAGGCGAACTGTCGCTATGATATTCAATTTGGTCTTACCTATCCACTGCTAGAGGAACTTGTAGAAGGTAATCTTGATGCCGTGTTGGCGACAAAGAAATATGAAGTAGATGGTGTAAACTACTTAAAAATTGAGGAAGAGAAGTTCGTGATTGTAGCACCGAATAGTTTTGAAGCAATTCCGGCAAGTAATAGAAAAGCGTGGCTGGAGCAACAGAACTGGATTAGTTATGGTAGAGAACTTCCTATTATTCGACGAATTTGGAAGCAACATTTTAATGAAAGAGCAGAAATGGAACCTTTTCACGTTATTCCTGACTTAAGAGGAATTCTAAAAGGCATAGAAGCGGGTATGGGAATGAGTGTCTTGCCGACATATTTGATTGAGCAATCCGTTGCTGAAAAAAAGTGCCAAGTTCTTTTCTTAGACCTAGCTGTTACAAATCAAATTTACTTAGCTTACCGAAATGCAGAGGTTGTGAAGCCAATTGTCCAAGCTTGCGACGAAAAAGTAGCACTTTTGGTATACTAA
- a CDS encoding antibiotic biosynthesis monooxygenase, protein MEPVIIHAKLKAKKGYEEELQKAVAHVVQPSKQEEGCILYAAHSSKEEKGTVIFYERWASEKAFQLHINSSHYQQYREAIRDIIELREVHQLRLF, encoded by the coding sequence ATGGAACCAGTTATTATCCATGCAAAGTTAAAAGCCAAAAAGGGCTATGAAGAAGAATTGCAAAAAGCTGTTGCTCATGTTGTTCAACCTTCTAAGCAAGAAGAAGGCTGCATTCTTTATGCTGCTCACTCGTCTAAAGAGGAAAAGGGCACAGTTATTTTCTATGAGCGTTGGGCTTCAGAAAAAGCTTTTCAGCTTCATATTAACTCCTCTCATTATCAACAATACCGAGAAGCTATTCGAGACATTATTGAGTTGAGAGAAGTACACCAACTCCGGTTATTTTAA
- a CDS encoding aldehyde dehydrogenase has protein sequence MTSYQELVKNQRSFFYSGKTKDVAFRIETLTKLKELIQNHEQDILDALKADLNKPEAEAKRAEVGLVLGEIEFTLKHLEEWAATKEVSTPATHEGAKSFIQPDPYGVALVIAPWNYPFQLAVTPLAGAIAAGNCAVLKPSELTPRTSSLLAALINENFPEEYLCVVEGEVETSTALLKENFNYIFFTGSTAVGKIVAKAAAEHLTPTTLELGGKSPTIVHSDANIEEAAVRIARGKFANAGQTCVAPDYILVQKNSKQALIEKLKEVIITSYGENISSDLDFSHIVSEKHFERLTNYLDNGKLVAGGNSDRSKLFIEPTILDEISFDDSVMQDEIFGPILPIIEYDELSEVIAAVRNRPNPLALYVFTQDQRVQDYILNNLSFGGSAVNDTISHMTSHYLPFGGVGESGMGAYHGKASFDTFSHFKSVLIR, from the coding sequence ATGACTAGCTATCAAGAACTTGTCAAAAACCAGCGTTCATTCTTTTACAGTGGTAAAACAAAAGACGTTGCATTTCGAATTGAGACACTAACAAAGCTAAAAGAGCTAATTCAAAATCATGAACAAGATATTTTAGATGCGCTAAAAGCAGATTTAAATAAGCCAGAAGCGGAAGCTAAGCGCGCAGAGGTTGGTTTAGTATTAGGAGAGATTGAATTTACACTAAAACATCTCGAAGAATGGGCAGCTACTAAAGAAGTATCAACACCAGCTACTCACGAAGGTGCAAAAAGCTTTATCCAACCCGACCCTTACGGTGTTGCGCTTGTAATCGCACCTTGGAACTACCCTTTCCAATTAGCTGTAACTCCTCTTGCCGGAGCCATTGCTGCTGGTAACTGTGCGGTATTAAAGCCATCTGAATTGACACCAAGAACATCAAGTTTACTTGCTGCACTCATTAACGAAAACTTCCCTGAAGAGTACCTATGCGTAGTAGAAGGAGAAGTAGAAACAAGCACTGCTTTATTAAAGGAAAACTTTAATTATATCTTCTTCACAGGGAGTACGGCTGTAGGTAAAATTGTTGCAAAAGCTGCAGCTGAACACTTAACACCTACTACCCTTGAATTGGGAGGAAAAAGTCCAACCATCGTTCATAGTGATGCAAATATAGAAGAAGCTGCAGTCCGTATTGCACGCGGAAAGTTTGCAAATGCTGGACAAACATGCGTAGCACCAGATTATATCCTTGTACAAAAAAATAGTAAGCAAGCTTTAATTGAAAAGCTAAAAGAAGTAATCATAACTTCATATGGTGAAAACATTTCATCTGATTTAGATTTTTCACATATTGTTAGCGAAAAACATTTCGAGCGTCTAACTAACTATTTAGATAACGGTAAGCTTGTTGCTGGAGGAAATAGCGATCGTTCTAAGCTTTTCATTGAACCAACAATTCTTGATGAGATTTCATTTGACGATTCAGTTATGCAGGACGAGATCTTCGGTCCGATCTTACCTATTATTGAATATGACGAGTTATCAGAAGTTATAGCAGCTGTTCGTAATCGTCCAAATCCGCTAGCTCTTTATGTATTTACACAAGACCAAAGGGTACAGGACTATATTTTAAATAACTTATCGTTTGGCGGTTCTGCTGTAAACGATACAATTAGTCATATGACTTCTCACTACCTACCTTTTGGTGGAGTGGGTGAAAGCGGAATGGGCGCTTATCATGGAAAAGCAAGCTTCGATACATTTTCACACTTTAAAAGCGTGCTAATCCGTTAA
- the tyrS gene encoding tyrosine--tRNA ligase, whose product MENFLAQATENQKEEIERQYKLYSVGTQEIIPADELKQKVAKSIVTGVPLKIKLGLDPSAPDVHLGHTVVLNKLRQFQENGHVIQLLIGDFTGKIGDPTGKSIARKQLTDEEVKHNAKTYFEQFGKVLDMNKVELHYNSSWLSKLNFEDVINLAGKITVSRLLERDDFEKRLGEGKPVSLHEFFYPLMQGYDSVELECDIELGGTDQHFNILMGRHFQEKYGKEKQVAMLMPLLEGLDGIEKMSKSKQNYIGIDEEPWNMYGKAMSIPDELMIKYYKLATDVPLEEIEEMERGLTINTKHPRDVKMQLGKTIVRMYHGEKAAQEAENHFKTVFQKGALPDDIPVVNWRGSEQLPIIELLVELGLQTSKSEARRMIKNGGVKLNQKKVIDENLQVAIENDLIVQVGKRKFVQLKK is encoded by the coding sequence ATGGAAAACTTTTTAGCGCAAGCAACAGAGAATCAAAAAGAAGAGATTGAAAGGCAGTACAAATTATATAGTGTTGGGACTCAGGAAATTATCCCTGCCGATGAGCTGAAACAAAAAGTAGCAAAGTCAATTGTAACAGGTGTACCGCTAAAAATTAAGCTGGGATTAGATCCTTCAGCACCCGATGTTCACTTAGGGCATACAGTCGTATTAAATAAGCTTCGTCAATTTCAAGAAAATGGGCATGTTATTCAGCTTTTAATTGGTGATTTCACAGGTAAAATTGGTGACCCAACCGGCAAGTCTATTGCGAGAAAACAATTAACCGATGAGGAAGTCAAACATAATGCGAAAACGTATTTTGAACAATTTGGAAAAGTGCTAGATATGAACAAAGTAGAACTTCACTATAATTCCTCTTGGCTATCAAAGCTTAATTTTGAAGATGTCATTAATTTGGCAGGGAAAATTACCGTATCACGCTTATTAGAGCGAGATGACTTTGAAAAGCGTTTAGGAGAAGGAAAGCCAGTTTCTCTTCACGAATTCTTCTACCCACTTATGCAGGGATACGATTCTGTAGAACTAGAATGTGACATTGAGCTTGGTGGAACCGATCAGCACTTTAATATTTTAATGGGACGTCACTTTCAAGAGAAGTATGGAAAAGAAAAGCAAGTGGCCATGCTTATGCCTTTATTAGAAGGGTTAGATGGAATAGAGAAGATGTCTAAATCTAAACAGAACTATATTGGTATCGATGAAGAACCTTGGAATATGTACGGAAAAGCAATGTCAATTCCAGATGAGCTCATGATAAAGTATTACAAACTTGCTACGGATGTCCCTTTAGAAGAGATTGAGGAAATGGAACGAGGTTTAACAATAAACACGAAACATCCTAGAGATGTAAAGATGCAGCTGGGGAAAACGATTGTGCGAATGTACCATGGTGAAAAAGCTGCACAAGAAGCTGAGAATCATTTCAAAACGGTCTTTCAAAAAGGAGCTTTACCTGATGATATTCCGGTGGTGAACTGGAGAGGTTCAGAACAACTTCCCATTATTGAACTATTGGTTGAACTAGGACTTCAAACCTCTAAAAGTGAAGCGCGTCGAATGATAAAAAATGGTGGAGTAAAACTAAATCAAAAAAAAGTGATAGATGAAAATTTACAAGTAGCAATAGAAAATGACTTGATTGTCCAAGTAGGCAAAAGAAAATTTGTTCAGCTTAAAAAATAA